One Gimesia aquarii DNA segment encodes these proteins:
- a CDS encoding dihydroorotate dehydrogenase electron transfer subunit gives MTAISQFGNCAPPEYLFATVVEQELMARSTYRIRLDCPQIAKTILPGQFFMVREPGVNDPLLGRPFALYDTYLNEIGQPVGVDFGYVVVGKLTTRMTHWQPGDQVEVWGPLGNGFPQPGVGGLTMVAGGIGQTPFLATAREALAQREYGQRQRTLDEFPERVSLLYGARSKDYLAGLDDFKLDGLNVEVATDDGSFGHHGYVTELLQQQINGPNPPAKIFCCGPEPMMEAVSQIAMESQISCWLSLETPMACGFGACFSCVAKVRISENEWDYRRTCVEGPVFKAEDLIF, from the coding sequence ATGACGGCGATCTCTCAATTCGGTAATTGTGCACCACCAGAATATCTTTTTGCTACAGTTGTCGAACAGGAACTAATGGCGCGGTCTACATATCGTATTCGGCTTGATTGTCCCCAGATCGCTAAGACAATTCTACCGGGACAGTTTTTTATGGTGCGGGAGCCAGGAGTCAATGACCCCTTATTAGGGCGTCCGTTTGCGCTTTATGACACTTATTTAAACGAAATAGGACAACCAGTCGGTGTGGACTTTGGATATGTAGTTGTAGGTAAATTGACGACACGGATGACTCATTGGCAACCAGGAGATCAAGTCGAAGTTTGGGGACCTCTTGGGAACGGTTTTCCCCAGCCAGGAGTTGGCGGATTGACGATGGTGGCAGGTGGCATTGGACAAACTCCTTTTCTGGCTACTGCAAGAGAGGCACTTGCTCAAAGAGAATATGGACAGAGACAGCGTACTCTTGATGAGTTTCCAGAAAGGGTTAGTTTGCTTTACGGTGCACGTTCAAAAGATTACCTTGCCGGCCTGGATGATTTTAAATTGGACGGGCTCAATGTCGAAGTTGCTACCGACGATGGTTCATTTGGACATCATGGTTATGTAACAGAACTGTTACAGCAACAGATAAATGGGCCAAATCCGCCCGCCAAAATTTTTTGTTGTGGTCCAGAACCGATGATGGAAGCCGTAAGCCAGATTGCAATGGAGTCACAAATTTCTTGTTGGCTTTCACTGGAAACACCGATGGCCTGTGGTTTTGGGGCTTGTTTCAGTTGTGTTGCGAAAGTACGGATCAGCGAGAATGAATGGGACTACCGTCGAACTTGTGTAGAAGGTCCTGTTTTTAAGGCAGAAGACCTTATTTTTTAG